ttttggaataGACATTTATGTGAAGTTATCtctaaataaatagcatataaatactatCATCACAATGTCTAGTAGTAGTGATGGAAATAAGAAGGCTTCCATGTTTTTTGCTGGACTGATTGTCCTATTTCCACTTCGTTTGGTTATAACGGCTGCCAGTTTTTCAATAGTAAGGTTCCAACTCCCACCAAGTCTAATTGGACTATTcattaacaaattcaaCAATCCTTTGCAAATTTCTATCGTAATCGGTACTCTgttaatcaatatattatcatgGTCTAATTTAAATGAAAAGGTTATGAGATATACTTCTATCACTGTTCATTGgctatatttaattatccatttaatattgttattaatttacagGAGTGGTGGTATTGAGGGTAACTTGGGTGCATATTACTGGGTAATAATAGTGGCTGGTATTTTATCTGGAGCGATTATTACATCCGTGGTAGGCGTCAATGGAAAAGATGTTGCCTGCTTCACTGTCTCTGTTCCTCTATCTGGAATCCTAGTGTCCGGATaccattttttatttttaaagtatgcaaataaattatcaacttaTGAAACTAGTTACAACATTGTTTactatcaaataataatatcaattttaataatttttgtagcatcaattttatGGACGATGTCATTTTCTAGGAATACAACTAGTTCAAGTACTGAAGGCTCAGACGGTGGTTCTACTATATCTGAAGTCATATCGCAGATGGGTTTGACTGTGGTAGGGCAGGGTTTACAGCTGGTTATTTATCCGGGTATTGCACcttatcaattaatttctatGGATGAAGGACGTATTATTGATGCATATTGTATGTTGTTTTGTGTATTCCCACAACTAGTGCTTTTCACAATGGAAATGCTTGGTTCAACTGGAGCTCCAAGTAAAAAATGGGAAGGTAActtgaaattttggaaCCTTACGTGGTTATCggtaattatatatttgggtttggcaataacattttttcatgtattatattatcctGATAGTACATTATCAAAGCATATCATTGGTAATAAGGCAGTAGTAGGATGTTTAACAGTTATGTTTTTATTACTTCACAATACAATAACGAACATAGGATTAAATGGTGTAGGCCCTCATGGCACATTTTATAACAGCTTAAACATGCTATTAGGTCTTGGTACCATGACGGCTTTAGGGTATATAGGGGATGGGCATTTAACCACGTACCGTATGTATTCTAGGGAAAATTGGCCAACTGAAGGATTTACTAATTTCCAGGCATTTAAATTTTGGTGCAGAGGTACAATGTCCAACACATGGTACAGTATAAAAACATCATTTAATACTGATATCAGAGGAGTATTTAGCAATATGAAGTAAGACGATTATATAGCTAGCTAAGTGGTGAGTGACAGTGCAAcaacaacaataataatagtatGGAAATAGTAATAATGGTGGTAAATTAGCtgtatatttgaataactaaattaaatggaGGCTGAGAGATAAGAAGGGGCATGTATTTAAAGATTCTCTGAATACGTTATAATGCTGTACAAGGAATAATACATTATCATGGCCTTGACTAATTTAACCACTTTTTTATGACTATAAGtcatttattgataaagtATACTACAAGGTCTATGGTACATTGGAAGGTGATGCTGCTAAGGACTTTGAGTATGAATATAAGAAGAGGAAGGCTGATACACTTTGCGATGTGTCATTAGCttttaattcattagtACAATCTTTAGCCATTAAATTTGGTGGTGACAATACCATTGATGATATCAATGAAGCATTTGACTAGCATCTATCTAAAGCTAATGTTTTGAAGAATAAGATCTTTAACAAGGATGGGATTAATAACACTAATTTTAAGGACATGATCAAGGAGGTGATCCTTGCAACTGAAGAAGTCAATAAAGTATTGGCGTCGGGATTTCTAACATTGGATATCCTCGTGTTGTTATTGACGGcgatattatttaaagtttcaaatcatttatttcaaCAATCCCCAAAGTTTCtaattcaataattccTGGATTTAAGGCACTAATAGTCTTTGTTTATTTGATATGgatttaattttgaatgtgTACCAGatttacacattattaTACATGAACTAACATCTCATTCCTAAATAAAGAAATTAAGATATAaatggaaataaattaaagtaACATGGGAAATATAAAATCTAATATTAGAATATGGAATCTAACTGAAATAAAAGTAtgtttgtataatattatatcgaattaatatacaatatacaatatacaatatacaatgattGTATAGATATGactattaattattgtattaaataagtattgattagttataatattatgtatatattaatgttgGTTGTTATATGTTgttaatatgttatataattgtatactGTATGATTGATATAATGTAGAGGATAACTTTGGgtattatttgatgataatgataattatagtatataattataatgatgcttataaaaatgaaaatattaatttgaaagttttaataaaaatgtatgtaAAGGTatgtatttacaatttgaaataactAACAATACacatttgtaattaatta
The DNA window shown above is from Babesia microti strain RI chromosome III, complete genome and carries:
- a CDS encoding Tpr related protein, putative (overlaps_old_locusTagID:BBM_III04845) — its product is MSSSSDGNKKASMFFAGLIVLFPLRLVITAASFSIVRFQLPPSLIGLFINKFNNPLQISIVIGTLLINILSWSNLNEKVMRYTSITVHWLYLIIHLILLLIYRSGGIEGNLGAYYWVIIVAGILSGAIITSVVGVNGKDVACFTVSVPLSGILVSGYHFLFLKYANKLSTYETSYNIVYYQIIISILIIFVASILWTMSFSRNTTSSSTEGSDGGSTISEVISQMGLTVVGQGLQLVIYPGIAPYQLISMDEGRIIDAYCMLFCVFPQLVLFTMEMLGSTGAPSKKWEGNLKFWNLTWLSVIIYLGLAITFFHVLYYPDSTLSKHIIGNKAVVGCLTVMFLLLHNTITNIGLNGVGPHGTFYNSLNMLLGLGTMTALGYIGDGHLTTYRMYSRENWPTEGFTNFQAFKFWCRGTMSNTWYSIKTSFNTDIRGVFSNMK
- a CDS encoding BMN1 family protein, truncated (overlaps_old_locusTagID:BBM_III04850), with the translated sequence MTISDAAKDFEYEYKKRKADTLCDVSLAFNSLVQSLAIKFGANVLKNKIFNKDGINNTNFKDMIKEVILATEEVNKVLASGFLTLDILVFFKSFISTIPKVSNSIIPGFKALIVFVYLIWI